The genomic segment AAGCACCCCATTGCAAATTAGTTCTAATGAAAATTGCTGCAGTATTCCCGCAGGTAATTCATATTAGTGTTGTATTTAGGTGATCTTTCTTTTTAGTCATTTCATCTGAGTATGAAATTGTTTTCCATTTCAGGCTCTCTATTACTGGCTTCGCACCTACTTACTAGAACGCCGTGATGCAGTAAATAAATCTGAACTTAGCAGAATTGTTTTGGCTCAAAGAATGCAGCAGAATGTTCCTGGTGTTAGTGCGGTTCATGGTGGAGGCAATTTACCATCAGAAACTCAAATCCATCAAGGTGCTCAAACAAGTGGGGCTGTTGGAACCACCCGTGATAATGGTAACCCACATGCGCAAGAAAGTGAACGTGCCAGTATGGAAAACAACTTTAATTCAGGGAATGATCAGCCTATGAACCAAAGCAGTTCAACTATCAATGAAAATAGTCAACACGCAGTAATACGGGATGGTGCTTCCTTGGCAATGTCTGCTGCTGGTGCTTTTGATGCTGCAAAGGATATTATGGAAGCTCTTAGGAGTAAACATAACAACTTGGCCAGTGAACTTGAGGTAGTATTCTGTTGGTGAATATACTGATTCTTTAAGTTCTCTACATACAAATTTCATGTGGTAGATAATTCCCAAAAAAGTAGGAAAAGAAAAGCTACTGTCTGGTTTATGTAGCTCAGATTCAGATTTTAACTCGATTGCACGTTTACTGCTTCTTTACTTGGATAATCTAATGATTAATTATTCCTCTCAGGTTCTTCTCACGGAAATAGGTTCGAGGTTTGTTACTCTACCAGAAGAAAGACTTCTTGCGGTTGTGAATGCTTTGTTGCATCGATGTTACAAATATCCAACTGCCACCACTGCTGAAGTTCCCCAACCGCTCAAGAAAGAACTCTCGGGTGTATGCAGAGCTTGTTTTTCTGCAGATGCTGTGACCAAGCATGTCGCATTTGTGAGAGAATACAAACAGGATTTCGAGCGTGACCTTGATCCAGAAAGCAATTATTTCCCTGTCACACTCGCAGATCTGACAAAGAAACTGAAAGACTGGAAAATCATTCTTCAGAGTAATGTTGAAGACAGGTTCCCCGTTGTGTTGAGATTGGAAGAAGAGAGCAAGGTGCTGCGTAACTTCAATGTTGTTGATGTGGAGATACCAGGACAGTACTTTGCTGACCAGGTAATTTGGATTGTTATCCTCGTTTTTTGTTTATAGGCAATGTGAACATTCTCTAGAGGGGCTGTAAATTAAAGATTCTGCCGCtcgttctttttcttcaatcaaaattttatacgGATCGATATGATGATGCTTATGCTGCGTGGTGAACTAATCATATGTTTAACTGCACAGGAAGTCGCACCTGATCATACAGTAAAGTTGGATAGGGTTGGAGCAGACATACAAATTGTACGAAGGCATGGGAGCAGCTGCAGACGTTTGACTCTTATTGGCTCCAATGGCTCGCAAAAGCATTTTATTGTTCAAACATCATTAACTCCTAATGCGAGGAGTGATGAACGAATCTTGCAGCTTTTCCGTGTGATGAATCAAATGTTTGACAAGCATAAAGAGTCGAGAAGACGCCATTTAGGACTTCACACTCCGATCATAATCCCTGTCTGGTCTCAGGTATGCCTTGAAAAAAAATCAGCTTAGTTCCTCTTTCCGTTCTTGATTGAGTCGATGTTTCTTTCGATGAGTAATTTATGTGTGATTCAGTTTACCTGGTTTTCGTGAAACTTCACATATTCAACCTAGTCCTCCTTCTGGCTGCCCATAATAAGAGTAGGTAAATTTCTCAAGGAGGTATGGCATGCTAACATTTTTTCGTCTCAGGTCCGAATGGTTGAGGATGATCTCATGTACAACACTTTCCTTGAGGTATATGAGAATCACTGCGAAAGGAATGGTCGAGAGTCAGATCATCCTATTACCTACTTCAAGGAGAAACTCAATCAAGCCATCTCAGGGCAAATCTCACCAGAAGCAATTGGAGATCTTCGACTACAGGCTTATGGTGAAATCACAAAGAACATAGTCAATGACACCATCTTCTCTCAGTACATGTACAAGACATCAATGAGCGGAAGTCATCTTTGGGCTTTCAAGAAGCAATTCGCTGTCCAGCTAGCTGTATCCAATTTCATGTCCTTCATTCTACAAATTGGTGGGAGATCCCCAAACAAGATCTTGTTCGCCAAAAATACGGGGAAAATGTTCCAGACAGATTTTCATCCATCGTACGACTCCAATGGGATGGTCGAGCTCAACGAACCTGTCCCTTTCCGCCTCACAAGAAACATGCAAGCATTCCTATCGCATTTTGGTGTCGAAGGTCCTCTCATGTCAAACATGTGTTCTGCATCTCAAGCAGTTTTCTCCTCCAAGGTAATAAGAAATATTTACCAAAGCTTGAGTGATGCACTCAAATCATTTGGCCTTtaacctcttcttctcttttgcgaATTTTCAGCAAAACGAACATCTTCGGTATCAATTAGCCATGTTCTTTCGCGATGAGCTTCTATCATGGTTTGGAAGAAGACCTCTTGGGGTGCCTATTCCTCCTGTTACAGGAATTGCTACTTTGAGTTCGGCCGAGCTGAAGCACAAAGTTAACTTAAACGTTGACGATGTCATTGGACGAATCAGAGGAATAGCGCCACAGTATTTCTGTGAAGAGGTACAATCATCAATTACATCTCCACGAGTTTTTGATGCTACTAAAGTTCtcataaaactcaaaagaaagcTCTTGTCCATTTCCTGAACTGTTGAATCTGATATTTTCGAGTTGTTCATTACAGGATGAGAACTCGGTGGAGCCGCCACAGTCTGTACAAAGAGGTGTGAATGAATTGGTGGAGGCAGCTTTGTCGCCTCGCAATCTATGTATGATGGATCCAACATGGCATCCGTGGTTCTAACTTGCTTTAAGTTGAACTTTTAACCATTTTGAGGTAGAATCCGAGTTTTGAAGAGGTTAGGTTTGTAAATAGTTTACCTTACCGCGTTCCAACTCATTAGGGTTTTTTGGATGATTTGTATTGGAACAACTCATCTAAAGTTAAAAAGTCGAAATTTCCTCTACACAGCAGTTCACAAGTTTTGATGGTAAACAATGCTAATTACACTGCGAAACTAGTGGCTTCATTTTCGTGTGCCAGAACTAAATTAATACTATATGTATTATACtgcgtcttttttttttttttgtgagtttcCAAAggtaacacaaaaaaatgaaacagaatgatgTCAATCTTGTAATTACAgcactttttttattttcatggcCCAACCCTNTAGGTACGGTTCGGTTTGATTTGATGCCTGGAATATGTGAAAGAACCTTTCATCACTTTAAACAGAGTTTTCCTTTAAACCCCATCAGAATTTTCTGTTCAAATCAACTGAAGAAGATTCGTCTTTGAAGGCTACAGATTTTGGTTTGTCAGACTTCATAAAGCCAGGTAAGTCCTGCAAGTTTTTTCACTTGTCCAGTCTTGTCTTTGATAATTGAGAGCTGGATGATATATANCAACGTTTCGCTCATTTTTTATGAGCCATCATCGCTGTGAATATATCCTCCACTAGAGACAGACCCGAAGACCATCACATGGgtctctgtttctcttctccTAAAGCCACCAGACATGGCTCCAGTCGCCGGATTCCTAATCATCAGGCAAAACAGAAGGTAAGTAATAAAAACAAGNGAAGCGCTTACTACGTTGCACCTGAAGTGTTGAAACGTAGGTCGGGACCTGAATCAGACGTCTGGAGCATCGGTGTTATCACTTATATTCTACTCTGCGGGAGAAGACCCTTCTGGGATAAGACTCAAGATGGAATATTCAATGAGGTCTAGTAATTTTCTGACAGAACAAAATTTAAAGCAATGATGTGTTTTTTCGTGAATACTGACTTGAAGAACAGGTCATGAGANTTGGCTTTACATACGTAGCCACCGATAACAACAATGGAAATCGCGTCGCGGTCAAGAGAATCGATAAGgccaaggtaaaaaaaaacatcattggATTCACAcgttttcttgatttctctaTGATTCCAAAAGCTCATCGTGAATGGGTTTAACCTAAAGATCCATAAATTTCTATTCAACCATTAATTACGTCATTGCTTGACCGCAAAGTAAGCTCCCCATCCCAAGTTTTTGGCTGGCTCTAAGATAGTTTTGTCATACCAAGTTCGTCCTTTTTTCATGGCAAAATGGTTTTTTGTGTAATTTGGTGTGCAGATGACTCTACCGATTGAAGTGGAAGATGTGAAGCGAGAGGTTAAGATACTAAAAGCTTTAGGTGGGCATGAGAATGTGGTTGGGTTTCACAATGCTTTTGATGacaaaaactatgtttataTAGTTATGGAGTAAGCTACACGTTTTGACTCTGTTTTTCACCAATCATTCTTTTGCTTGcgatacaagaaaaaatgaatataccCTGGCTTTAATGAGTTTTTCCTTTTCCAGGTTATGTGAAGGTGGTGAATTGCTAGATCGAATACTAGCTAAGTAAGAGTTTGCGTTATTACATAAAACTAATCTGtagaaaataaacattttggGAAGTTAACGTTACTTTATGTGTATATGTTTCTAGGAAAGATAGCCGTTACACCGAGAAAGATGCAGCGGTTGTGGTGAGACAAATGATGAAAGTTGCAGCTGAGTGTCATTTACGCGGTCTAGTGCACCGTGATATGAAGCCAGAGGTAGGTACGGTTCGGTTTGATTTGATGCCTGGAATATGTGAAAGAACCTTTCATCACTTTAAACAGAGTTTTCCTTTAAACCCCATCAGAATTTTCTGTTCAAATCAACTGAAGAAGATTCGTCTTTGAAGGCTACAGATTTTGGTTTGTCAGACTTCATAAAGCCAGGTAAGTCCTGCAAGTTTTTTCACTTGTCCAGTCTTGTCTTTGATAATTGAGAGCTGGATGATATATAGAGACGATTTTGTGAAAATGGCTGCAGGAATGAAATTTCAGGATATAGTAGGAAGCGCTTACTACGTTGCACCTGAAGTGTTGAAACGTAGGTCGGGACCTGAATCAGACGTCTGGAGCATCGGTGTCATCACTTATATTCTACTCTGCGGGAGAAGACCCTTCTGGGATAAGACTCAAGATGGAATATTCAATGAGGTCTAGTAATTTTCTGACAGAACAAAATTTAAAGCAATGATGTGTTTTTTCGTGAATACTGACTTGAAGAACAGGTCATGAGAAAAAAACCTGATTTCAAAACAGTCCCGTGGCCAACCGTTAGCAACAGTGCCAAAGATTTCGTGAAAAAGTTGTTAGTTAAGGAGCCGCGTGCACGGTTAACAGCAGCTCAAGCACTATGTATGTTATGCATATGCCATGAGCTTTCCATTGTCTGAGGTTATATTCACTCATCTTCTTGATGGTTTGGGTTTGCAGCACATCCATGGGTGAGAGAAGGAGGTGAGGCCTCAGAGATTCCAATAGACATATCTGTTCTGAACAACATGCGTCAGTTTGTGAAATTCAGCCGCCTTAAGCAGATTGCTCTTAGggtaattatatattgtatttcaTATGAATAGTTAAAAAGAGTTTTCGTTTTTTACCTGAGTTGTTATGTTTTTGTAGGCTCTGGCGACAACAATTGATGAGGATGAGCTGGATGATCTCAGAGACCAGTTTGATGCTATTGACATTGACAAGAACGGTTTTATAAGCCTTGAGGAGATGAGGCAGGTACGAAATAGACAACACAAGTAAGCGATTTCACCGCATGACTGCAATGGAGAGTCTACTAACTTTCTAGTCTTAACAGGCTCTTGCAAAAGATGTTCCTTGGAAACTGAAAGATGCAAGAGTAGCAGAGATTCTTCAAGCGGTAGGTAAACTGAGTGTTTAGGACTAAAAGCCCCTTCCTGATGTGTTAGTGTATAATCCAAAATGTGTCTGTGTCTCTGCAGATCGATAGCAACACTGATGGCTTGGTGGATTTCACTGAGTTTGTGGTGGCTACTTTGCACGTAAACCAATTGGAGGAACATGACTCTGAGAAGTGGCAAGAGAGGTCAAGAGCAGCATTTGACAAGTTTGACATAGACAGAGATGGGTTTATAACTCCCGAGGAACTTCGAGTGGTCAGTCTCTCAAGCCTTTTACATTCCCctcttttctctgctttgttttCTAAGAATCAATGTTTGCAGCAAACGGGTTTGAAAGGCTCTATAGAACCACTGCTTGAAGAGGCAGACGTGGATGAAGATGGGAGACTCAGCATCCATGAGTTTCAAAGACTTTTGAGAAGTGCAAGCATCAAgtcaaaaaatgttaaaagcCCTCCTGGTTACCAGCTTTCTCGAAAAATGTAAATTAACAAGTCCATAACCGTGATCTCCCATACACAGAACATTATCTGtcaccatgtttttttttactgtcaGACCAAGAAAATTGTATATTGGATAAAACCCGTCTGGTTGTAAGGTTTAGAAATGTTTCTCACGTCTT from the Camelina sativa cultivar DH55 chromosome 12, Cs, whole genome shotgun sequence genome contains:
- the LOC109127885 gene encoding calcium-dependent protein kinase 18-like; this encodes MAPVAGFLIIRQNRRSGPESDVWSIGVITYILLCGRRPFWDKTQDGIFNEVMRXGFTYVATDNNNGNRVAVKRIDKAKMTLPIEVEDVKREVKILKALGGHENVVGFHNAFDDKNYVYIVMELCEGGELLDRILAKKDSRYTEKDAAVVVRQMMKVAAECHLRGLVHRDMKPENFLFKSTEEDSSLKATDFGLSDFIKPGMKFQDIVGSAYYVAPEVLKRRSGPESDVWSIGVITYILLCGRRPFWDKTQDGIFNEVMRKKPDFKTVPWPTVSNSAKDFVKKLLVKEPRARLTAAQALSHPWVREGGEASEIPIDISVLNNMRQFVKFSRLKQIALRALATTIDEDELDDLRDQFDAIDIDKNGFISLEEMRQALAKDVPWKLKDARVAEILQAIDSNTDGLVDFTEFVVATLHVNQLEEHDSEKWQERSRAAFDKFDIDRDGFITPEELRVQTGLKGSIEPLLEEADVDEDGRLSIHEFQRLLRSASIKSKNVKSPPGYQLSRKM